TTGTCGTCAGAATTCCGCATCGCCATCCACCGTCATGTGATGCTGTCCATTTTTCCTTGTCGATCCTCTCTAACCACTGAAACGCCTCTAGTGACTGGCTCTTTATCTCCTCCATAAtgcgattgaattttctaatttgataTTCAGAGCCAGCTCTCCAACAAAGATCCTTCAACACAACATTTTTGTGTTTACTGTTGAAATTGGAACACACACGTCGCAAGCAATATCGGTGCACGCCGTTAGGTGGCACGAAATTCAGACATTCACGTACAGCTCTTGTGATACCAGCATGGCGGTCAGAAATAAGGCAGATACCCCGTCGCCCTCGCTCTTGTGATACCAGCATGGCGGTCAGAAATAAGGCAGATACCCCGTCGCCCTCGTATAATGTGTCTGCTGAATTGTTTAAGAAACCACTTCCAAGATAAATGTGATTCTTCATCGACAATTGCAAAAGCAAGAGGGAGTACCTGTTGATTTCCATCCATGGCAGCAGCAATCAACATCTTGTGCTTGTACTTTGTGTATAGATGGGTCCCATCTACACTGATAAGGTTGCGACAGTGTTGGAACCCTTCAATACACGGCTTTAACGCCCAGAATACGTACCCTATCACATATGCACCGGTTGATGTGTCGCGGGCTTTATGTTGCCATTCAACAATCGTTCctggattatatttttggagagcTCCCAAGTATTTGGGTAGCTTTTGAATGGAGCTCTCCCATATGCCATAAACCATGTCACATGCCATCTTCAAACTATACCATGCCTTTTGATATGGTATATCGTATCTGGTATGGTCTTTCATAGTCTGGATGACATGCTTGATTCCGTACGACGGGTTGCATTTTACATGTCCTAACAATAAAGAAGCAACATATACTCTATCTAAATTACTGTGTTCGAGGGacatttgattcaatataCATGTATGGTCCCCTCtgtattttgttattgtccACCTTCCCATTTTTGGATGCCAGCCCTTGATTAAGGCTGGTAGCGCCAGCCTTTGACCACGGCTGGCCGCGGccagattttaattttttttaaattttaaaataaaaattttcacccATCCCCATCCACCATTATAAATTGGATGGATGAAGGGTGGTGGAAACTCACTGCATTAATAACTTTCGTGCCATCTTATTTTTCACTACATTCAACTACAGCTATTGTGAggttattttcaaattatttttcgtaCAAATGGATAGACGTTCTGTATATGGACCTCGTGATGGGACTGTTTTATCTCAACAAGCACAACATAGGTCCGACGATATTCCGAAAGGTGACCTAGATGCAGTACTAATTTCACGGCGTGCGGATGGTAGCTTTTGAAATCATTTTCACCAAAATAATATGTCCGAGCGTGtacattaataatattcattaataacacatatttgtattgttcGTGTAGATTTGGGCATGGTCACGGATTACGCCACTTTGTCCTGGACTTGGTGCCCAACGGCTATTTATGGACTAAGTCCAAATGGACAACAATCGCTGGCTCCCAGCagcaccatatggtgctaCTTGGAATTGTCAGCACAGTTTCACCACTACAGTTCGAGGAACTGTCCGAGTCACACGAGAAATATTGGATGAGATGCAGACGGATCaggtaacttatttttaatattattcgtaTATTTATACCGTGAATTAAATTCGtattaatttacatctttgtatttattacaGTTCATATGGCATCCGTATGACATGGACTCGGATGTCATTATGGCTTACACCGATGAATTGAACCCCCAGTTGTGGAGGTCATCCGTTCCATTGATATTCTACGCAATAGTTGAAATGCATCGTCCCGAACGGGTTGTTCGGCAATTCGGGATGAGGCAGAATGTACCAGAATCGACGGATACCCGTGATATGAGCCTCCATCAGATTTTTCGTAAAAATCACGCGGGCGTAGATTGGTCCCTGcaacacatacaatatatcACTAGATGGCAAAGACGATATGACACGGTTGTACATAGGCCACTCATTTCCAATAGAAGGGAAACAGAACGAGGTTATTGGGAGTGGTACTAcaacataacaagaaatttcgTGTCGTCATCTACTGATAGACGTGTCGAAAGCGGGTACCAACCTGGAGAAGCACCTATGTTGCAAGTTGTGGTAcgttgttatataatattacatattttagtttatatatattttttaacaacacaaggctcattatttttctacacttTTCAGGCAAATGAGGCGAATGCCCTTGAAACTTTATGTCGATCTAGACCACCAAATATCGAAGGATATAGTCAATTGGTGGATAGATTTGAACATGGGTTACATATTATCAAGGAAGCTATAACCCAACAGCCACAACAAATTGCTTCTCCATCCGATGATGCACGCACAACATCCCACAGGCAAAGAAGTTTTAGCCGAATGTTAACTGGTTCAGTTGAACGTCATGATATTGGGATGGATATAGCTGGTCCTTCTACTGTATATCcacctcaagattattacgtACCTTAACCGcctcaagattattatatGCCTCAACCGTCTCAAGGTGATTGGTTTTAATCGACTCCATATATGTCAAACCAAACACAAGATTATTCTCTTGACCTTGGTCTTAGTTTTAATCAACCATATACACaaggatataatatttcaccaattccattttcatcatttggTGCATATCGTGACAATGTGGAGTCAAGTTCCGCAACAACATCAAGTCGGTTTGGTGGTGATGAATATGAGGCGCAAAATGAGCCAGTTCAAAATGTGGgcgagaaaataagaagacctcGCCGTCAACGCCACAGACGACATTGTGAACGGGtagacattttttatatttgtaattgtataatttaatgtaattttttacaattgtataaaataaataactattacatttgtacccttaattgtaattttttaagttaatgcaatgttagttttattaatttttgaattttagtatgttgttaaaattaattatatacaaattaaattatataaatataattaaacaaaaaaaaagtcgGGATTTTGAATCCCGACTTGagctattttgcattttttcgccttattttaatgacgagtcgcgatttcAAAACGCGACTCATCATGTTTTtgttagttatttaaaaaaaatcataataaaatatttttttttataataaaaaattaattaactcagTAGTTGAtcatgttatggggaatgcatgatataacttaaataaatcctcatATGGTTGGTTAGTAGCCTTTCTATTTCTTAATTTGGCAtgttaaatcttgtggacgttcctaGAGTTATTTATTGATTAGAGAATTAACCGACGAAAGTTCGTTGGCTAACGAAAAGGTAAAGAAATGTGATACTGTTATGTCGTACCAATGACCATAATTGATTCATCTATTTAAACAATCGTCATTTTTACGTCAAGGATCAATAGTGGAATCAAGCATAACACTGACTTAAATCAGAAAgtttcctatatatattcattctctttaattcatctttttaatttcacccCGATCAAACTtcgctcttttttttttttatttgaaaaaatcaacttataaccaatttttgtgaaatcGACCCAACTCATTACTATCACAAGAGtgtttatagaaaattatttttgatggTTTCGACGCTCATCACGAGCTAGTACAAAAGAAGAATATTGTTATGATTCACATACATTCACAATTTCAACCCGCAATCATCTTCATGAAGGCACTAGCAAGGCCACAGTTTCATTTGTTGTTGGGCAAGTTGAGCGTCTATGATGTATATGCACCAACTTACGGGGGAGTgttaatatgtaatattttctattttatatagcTAGTAATTTTGTAGAACTTTAATTTGTCATTTACCTTATTTAGAGTTATTATATTAGCTTTACTAATCTTGTACCCCTCACTTGTAATATAAACAAGAATAGATAAGAATACCTTgtctcaaaatatatattctctaGCATCTTCAGCCAAAAAAATCGTAACAAATTTTGAACCAAAAACCGAATTTTGGTTTGGTATTTGATATAAACTGAAAATTCGATCTCGACACAATTCGATTGATTTACCAAATTGTGTctaccacaaaaaatatatgaatgtatATCTTGGCACAAACAAATCTTAGTAAAAGAGTTTGATACCTTAAAAAGCATTAATAATTCCTAttcatcaaaatcaaattccaAATACTCCTACCAACCATTTCCATCTAAGATATAACATACAAATTAAACACATTTTCCTCTCCCACCTGAATGCAAAGCTAATGTTCCTATTAAAAAGGCCAGTCCAAAAATATACACacatttttctgttaatattttcTCTATTATTCTCCTGTTCTTATTCATTCTGACCAGTAGTTGCTGTTGACTTTGAGACGGCATGCAGAATTTTTTCTGATCAGCTGCAATCTGAAGTTTTTCGACGTTTCAGACCCCTACTTTCGCCATTTTCAATCACGCTGATTTGCTTATTCTCCGAGGATGAAGAGCTAATGCATTGCGCGTCGAGCACATTTTTCGGAGTGCATGAACCCATTTCCACCATTGATTCATAGTCGTCCATTGTTGCAACTACTGCTTGTTGCATTCGATAGTAGCAATTGAATAAGTCATCCTGTACCAAAGATTTAGCTAAGGGTTATTGCTACTTTGATCTCGATAAAGTTATGCAAAGCAAGCATGGAGATTTTGGAGGGTTGatacaattttataagttagtGTTACATCTTGTAtctttaggaaaaattataattttagtcctgtaaataTAGAGAATGgcaattttaataatgtatGAACCTATTTTACAGTATTATCctataattgtaaaatttcacACGTTGAGGACAAAAATGGCCAAAAAAGTGCACCCAAAATTAAACTAGTCACGTGCATGTTTCTAGTTATTTGAGCTAATTCTGGCCATTTTTGTCGTcaatatgcaaaatttttaaaagtataggATGACATTgtcaaaatgaattcattTAGGTCTACAATTGCTGCCCCCCATActacaagataaaaattataattttctccattttttatttaacacattgatttgtgtaaaatttagaccatctatgtatatttaagaaaatcttTTTTAGACAGACGTGTacgtattaaataaaatatgagacGTAATACTATTTTGCATTGCAAGATtcgaatatatattttttgttaaattgaaTCTTTTACTATGAAGTAGTGttacatatcatattttacttaggtttaatgtaatttatccttatgtGATATTGActatgagcaaattatccccatataaaataaatagcaatttatccaatattttagaaaataaaacaatttacctccctgccTAAgtagataaattgcttcaattttaaaaacatagggaggtaaattgctacattttaaaaagtacaagggGGTAAAtcagtattttattttcataaggAGGTTATTTGCTATTTTTCGTAACACAGGTAGATAGatcgtaatttaccctattttacttaatatatacacgTCAAAGATGACATGGATTTTACacaatttacatatattagtaattaatagtccatcatcttcatttatcatcttatattacttttgaaaaaaaatacaagcaactcCTTGTAATATtccaaataagtaaattacccccctataaaataataaaaaataataattcaccattctgtattttttaaaatgcaacaatttatccccctgtgttttttaaaatgaagcaatttacctccctagaCAGGAGGATacagggataaattgctatttttttcatcagaaagtaatttattcatttgcgatatcacagggggtaaattgcattaaatcctATTATTTTCTCATCTATCAAATGCACTGTAACAATTAATTCGTAGTGAATACCAACTAACAATGGATGCACAACAGCTTTTAGTCGTTATTTTTACAAGTGAagctaaaatattaatcataactaaaaattatagcaaatgtTCTGGCCATAgttaaaatatgataagtaCTGATTAACACTCGTTAAAATTTAAACCCCGTATTGATTTTGTGTTACTGTAATATgtatagtattgatttatcatgaattttaaattttaaatatttataatataagaaataatttattttttaaatatcgtCGCAGTAAGTCTCTACATTgataacaaaataaactaaatgATTTTTTCCAGGTAAAGAAACTTCACTAATTGACCAAACAAAGAGTCATTAATTACCTTATCTACGTATTCACAGCTGGAAATAGAATTTCTGGAACATGGAAGTTGCAATGGAAACAGTTCGTAAGCAGCAGAGAGAAGGGCCGAAGCTGAGATGATGGACGGTTTGAACTCGAGTAATTtgatatctaaaaataaaaaaaataaaaaaaacgaAATTTTAGCCCTTCaaaaaccacaaaaattacgaataaaattacactttaaATCCCATAGGATCAAGGGGTCAACACTTTACggaatttacaaaaaattttcaattttgaaattattttaaaattttcgtaAAATAGAACATTAAAAGTGTCAAAACtctattttatgggactaaaaatataatttttttcaaaattgggattatatataacaatactattaatataaattaattttgaactaaCCATTTTGAGCCATGAGGATAATGTGAGTTGCCCTCTCTTTCAATTCTTGAGCTGATTTAGTGTCCTCCAAATGGAAAAATGAGAGGAAAAAactcataaaagaaaagggattTATTGATCGCATCCGCCACCTTAGAGCTCCAAGAATTAACATCTCCATCCTTTCTACTGTGTGCGGATGAAGAATCATGCCTACATCGTCATGCTGCTCTCCCCACcccacaaaaaaattcaaattattcgtgtgaaaattaaaataggtacagtaattttttatttattttcgatttttggcctgaatattaatttatttatttttattagtaaataagGGCAAAATAGAGTGTATACAAGCCAAAACATGAAAGCTAATTACAAATTGCACAATTGAGTTGAAGAAAATTGGAAGGTCAAGAGAGTTTAAATgattctttttgaaaatactaaagtgtataaaaaatatataatttttcactgTGATTAATTTgctatggttaaaaataaaaaatcacagaGAATACTAGATAATTATAGCTGCGCAAAGCGAATcgaaaatatttgttacagCTATTTTTAGGGTGAATAACAGTTTACCCCAtagagggagggagggagggagagagagagagagaattacctgaaaatgagaaatagAAAACTCCATCTTCCTCATCTTCAAAGCTAAGGAAACGCAGGAAACAGCAACAAGATTCAAGATCCATGGCTTCCCATCCTGCACTACAAAAAACCTACTGACATATACAAAACAATTTACACATTCTGGTAActaatatttctatatatagaaAGCAACAGTGACTGTGGACGTACGAGTGGGATGCAGTAGCGGGAAGTGGAGAGGAAGCGGTCCATGTAATTGATAGCGAGGTAGGATGAGAAGGGATCAAAATTCAGGGAACAGTATTGGATTAAAGAGACGATACGCCAACGACGGCGGCGAAGACGTGGAGCAGTTGAGAGAGTCTGAATGTAAGTGTTGGAAGGCATGTGAGCGGTCTCTGTGTGGAATAGTCGTAAAGGGAAGGAGGTGCCGTCGTCGTTGGAATTTGAGAATGGATTTTCCAGATggaaatcatcatcatcaaaatcCATTGATATGTAGATGAGTATGTGTATGTGTTCTCTTTCACTCTCTTTTTGCTGCTCACTTTCACACTAAATGGTGTGAGGGAAAGATGAGAGTTTGGCTGTGCGTATGTTCTTAAACAAAGACCTGCGCCGAGACTCACCTCAAccctctctccctctcacTTGGCTGTCTCTTCTTTAAAAAAGACTTGCCAAGACTCACTGCTTCCTTAATGTTTAATTGTATGTATTATTTgggggaaaaatgcaagcaacactcttgtgatattatcccattatgaaaaaataatagcgaTTTATTtgcctgtattttttaaaatacaacaatctACTCcctataatttctaaaatgaaacaatttacctccctgtataaggatgtaaattgcttcattttaaaaagtatagggggataaattactatatttttttatagatgggcaatatgctcattttcaatcacaagggggtaaattgctattcacccattaTCTCGATGTTGTAgtggaaaatttttatttaaatcaagtttggttAAATCATATTAATCGTGCAGTAAGTGCGAttggttatttttctttacacATTACACTCATTGTAGAATTGGTTTAGATTTAACCAAACTCGatgaaaattagaatttctcCCTTGCAAATGTACAATACTAAGTGCATAGTATATGAGTACGCGGATGATTAATAGATacggtaaattaaattaatataccttgaaattaaatttaatatataaattaatttttataaaattacaaatacatctcCTGAATAAGtgttatttatgaattattgcCACTGAATAAGGGTGCAGGCGTAATATATTAGTGGAATATCTAATATTCGCtttctaatatattatttgattgaatAAGGACcccttttaattaatattgtaatcAAATACAAATGCAATGTAATACTTATTCATATagcaattattattttttccaaacaGGATTTCGGGCAAAATCATTTTTCGGTCCTGttaaaaatgatcatttttgtttttggtactATAATTGTTGCAAGTGTCATTTttatactataaaatataaaaatacgtCTTTTTGATCTCAAGTTAACGACAGAGGTCATATTGTGCTTCCCACGTGGCCGTTAATAACCGCTAACTCTTATTGGCTCACGTGACTTTGACTGATTTTGACTTCAAAGGCCCTATTTAATTGTACCCAAAAAATtaccattaaaaaaaacatatatatattttgaccaaatttgaccacaaattataagaattttgtttatttttaataaaaaataaaaatattaggaaaattattttaatatatataataaatagttctaaacttataattatttttattgcagataatttctaaaatctaatttagtattttttaaattaaattattatttagtctaaaaatatattaataattaagcaCAAACTATAaagagtaaaatttattttttgaataaaagtataagaattttttaataaataataaattaactttaaattaaaattatttacattcaAGATAAATTAgcaacaattaattttttaaattaagttttttatttaaaaatattttaataaactttgaccatacactacaagaaataaaattttattttttaaaaataaaaaaaaaaagaaattttattttaagataaataataaaatatttataacttataactatatttattttagatatattctagccgattttaattattctaaaattaaaatattatatattctaaaagtattttaataaactttgaccaaaacaaagtaaaaaataaattttaatttgtttctacAATTTATCTcgaatgtaattaattataaattaaaaagtaatttattatttaataaaaaaattatcgattacttttatttaaaaaataaattttactttctaGAGTTTGtgctcaaatattaatatatctttGGACcaactaataatttaattctaaaatagtaAAGTAGATTCTagaaattatctgaaataaaagtatttataattttacaacgatttattatatatattaaaataaattttcctaacatttttatttttgtaaaaaattaacaaaaaaatcttataatttgtGGCCAATATTgatcaaaacatatatattttttttattttaatgattccaaaaaatatgcttttgtgttttttggtaccattaaacaGCCTTTGAAGTCAAAACCAGTCAAAGTCATATGAGCTAATAGGAGTTAACGGCTGTTACCAGTCACGTGCGGGGCACATGGCTTCTGCCGTtaatataaaaccaaaaagaCATGTTTTTGTGATTAAGCAATACTCAACACAATTAtgatatcaaaaataaaaatgacattttttaaCTGAACCAAAAAAGGAATTTTGACCCAAAACTTGAATCGATGGGGTGATGAATATTTCTTATACGCACAACCCTAATCAAATAGTATTATTTtcgtattattattatattattacaaataattaattacgcAATCCATCAAAAATCGAACCAAATTCAACGAATCACAATTATTGGAATATTTggtatcattatatataaatttacgagccactttgaaaaaaaaattatttataataaaagtttacataacgatattaaaattatcactgattatatatatctcgTACATGGACTTTTATGTTGTCACTAAAATaactttgataattttagcAGTGACAATATAGATTTAAGTAAATGTTgttactagatataatttgtGATGAAATATTGTctataaagttgtcactataaataattactaacACATATAAAATGACAAACAGATATAATTGTCACTGAATTTGTATTGTCATTGCAGATGTGCCACGTCTACAGTGCCAACTTAATGGGTTCTATTGTCATTTTTATCCtgtaattatagatatttagcattttagtcctttaaaaaataaaactttcaatttgatccattattttataaattttacgaTTTTAGGCTATATTTTATCGAAAAGTTCTAAATCTGTCGATTTTGACATGAGCAATCACGtgctattttaaatttgagaatACATGCCTCTCTCGTGTGGTTTTCCAGCAAAATGTATCCTCAAATCGAATTTATAAGAATAACTAAAAGAATTacaagtttcattttttaaacaactaaAATGCCAAacatctaaaattattagatcaaaattacaataaaattcaaccCACATGCAGTTCTTGTCACAATGTAGTGAGCTGGAAAGAGTTCTTGGGAAAATGGAATGTGTGGAGAAGAGTGTTGAAATCTTTGGCCACAACAAACTACAAAACTACAACACAGTGTGTAAAAAAACCTATGAAAATCCAAAGCCCCCTTTCTTACAAATGAAAGACTACAAAATTAAGCACCATACAATGTTGTAATATCTAGTAGTGGCAGAGTGACAGCTTTGGTTTTATGTCCTGAAATGTTTGCCTTGTTCACACAGGTACAATTAGTTCATGAGTAGGACAAAAACCTCAGGAACTTCTGTGTTGGGGAAATGATTTCTTTTACACCATACTTCAATGTGaaagtcataaaaaaattattagattattGTTTTCATTGGTTTTAGAGAAAATATGCAAAAGTCAAAGCTAGGGAAATGCATGCCTTTGCTTTTTCAGTGCTTGTTTGGTTATGTGATTGAGTATcttaaatttgtgtttttggGGAAATAGCAATTTTCATCATGTAATTTAaggtcttttttttatttttaatctcattagttgtgaaatttttacttttggtcctgtaattttgaaaaaaatagtatttttagttcCATTCGTTTAGCTATCACGTGGACATTTTCGTTAAATATCTAATGGAGAAGTGTCATCggacaaaaaatgctacttttttaaagttatggaaccaaaaatataaaagttctAACACCCACGtgctattttttgttaaaatatttaacagaAATGTGCCATGCGacaaaagtattattttttaaaagttattggaccaaaagtgaaaattttgtaattaatgagacaaaaaatgaaaaagaccCTAAATTAcgggacaaaaaatgttatttcccGTGCATTTTTTGATGCAAAAAGACTTGGttgattcaaattatatatatgttcaaaaatatatatgttcaaaaatatttgataattaagaacacctattaacttaataaattttaatatatgtccATCAAATGAAATATCACCTTTTCTCAtggttaattatc
This Sesamum indicum cultivar Zhongzhi No. 13 linkage group LG5, S_indicum_v1.0, whole genome shotgun sequence DNA region includes the following protein-coding sequences:
- the LOC105162659 gene encoding putative cyclin-D6-1 isoform X1, which encodes MDFDDDDFHLENPFSNSNDDGTSFPLRLFHTETAHMPSNTYIQTLSTAPRLRRRRWRIVSLIQYCSLNFDPFSSYLAINYMDRFLSTSRYCIPLDGKPWILNLVAVSCVSLALKMRKMEFSISHFQHDDVGMILHPHTVERMEMLILGALRWRMRSINPFSFMSFFLSFFHLEDTKSAQELKERATHIILMAQNDIKLLEFKPSIISASALLSAAYELFPLQLPCSRNSISSCEYVDKDDLFNCYYRMQQAVVATMDDYESMVEMGSCTPKNVLDAQCISSSSSENKQISVIENGESRGLKRRKTSDCS
- the LOC105162659 gene encoding putative cyclin-D6-1 isoform X2; this encodes MDFDDDDFHLENPFSNSNDDGTSFPLRLFHTETAHMPSNTYIQTLSTAPRLRRRRWRIVSLIQYCSLNFDPFSSYLAINYMDRFLSTSRYCIPLVFCSAGWEAMDLESCCCFLRFLSFEDEEDGVFYFSFSDIKLLEFKPSIISASALLSAAYELFPLQLPCSRNSISSCEYVDKDDLFNCYYRMQQAVVATMDDYESMVEMGSCTPKNVLDAQCISSSSSENKQISVIENGESRGLKRRKTSDCS
- the LOC105162771 gene encoding uncharacterized protein LOC105162771 — encoded protein: MACDMVYGIWESSIQKLPKYLGALQKYNPGTIVEWQHKARDTSTGAYVIGYSLLLLQLSMKNHIYLGSGFLNNSADTLYEGDGVSALFLTAMLVSQERGRRGICLISDRHAGITRAVRECLNFVPPNGVHRYCLRRVCSNFNSKHKNVVLKDLCWRAGSEYQIRKFNRIMEEIKSQSLEAFQWLERIDKEKWTASHDGGWRCGILTTNMSECINGVLKGARRLPLTAIAEMTFQRSVHYFRERLARSTVMLANNQLWTDFAYKMFTCWHQNSVEHTITKYHQFQQSASVVTRRPGGHGVNTHVVKIANRECYCGKWTQFGIPCSHAQKVCAAYMINAASMVKDYYDIMTYKNTYSKSFEPVHSEDYWDVPGFELVHDPTIRISSRPGRNQTTRIHNDMEWA